A window of the Cystobacter fuscus DSM 2262 genome harbors these coding sequences:
- a CDS encoding M57 family metalloprotease has translation MNGSTFTGAFSTALDLAIQNYDELPLTFAMARTPSTGCSFTINAVLQPGMVGGSAGFPSGGLPYSTINIGAGLASYSVDVIEHVITHELGHTIGFRHTDYYNRSISCGSGGNEGDAGVGAIHIPGTPTRANVGGSLMNSCFRSVETGEFASSDITALKALYLAQNSAWQSAPQFTPPFHLSSDTVGDLGGRFVDLNGDGRADFAYYRWIDGSNQQAGAYLNTAGTGAFVTSRAGGREASGRGERDGGAPGLAPGRCEPDPGASATPGRLVLRLTRPQPRDLVPLPRPS, from the coding sequence ATCAACGGCTCGACGTTCACCGGCGCGTTCAGCACGGCGCTCGATCTGGCCATCCAGAACTACGACGAGCTGCCACTCACCTTCGCCATGGCGCGCACGCCGAGCACCGGCTGCAGCTTCACCATCAACGCGGTGCTCCAGCCGGGCATGGTGGGAGGATCCGCCGGTTTCCCGTCGGGCGGGCTGCCGTACTCGACGATCAACATCGGTGCCGGACTCGCCTCGTACAGCGTCGACGTCATCGAGCACGTCATCACGCACGAGCTCGGCCACACCATCGGGTTCCGCCACACGGACTACTACAACCGCAGCATCAGCTGCGGCTCCGGCGGTAACGAGGGCGACGCTGGCGTCGGCGCCATTCACATCCCGGGCACGCCGACCAGGGCGAACGTCGGCGGCTCGCTCATGAACTCCTGCTTCCGTTCTGTCGAGACAGGCGAGTTCGCCTCCAGCGACATTACCGCGCTGAAGGCGTTGTACCTCGCGCAGAACAGCGCCTGGCAGTCGGCACCTCAGTTCACTCCGCCCTTCCATCTCTCCTCGGACACCGTGGGCGACCTGGGTGGCCGCTTCGTCGACCTCAACGGCGATGGCCGGGCCGATTTCGCCTACTACCGCTGGATTGACGGGTCCAACCAGCAAGCGGGGGCCTACCTCAACACCGCTGGCACTGGAGCGTTTGTCACGAGCAGAGCTGGCGGACGTGAAGCCAGCGGGAGGGGTGAGCGCGATGGTGGAGCACCTGGGCTTGCCCCCGGCAGGTGCGAGCCTGACCCCGGCGCGAGCGCCACCCCAGGGCGCCTGGTGTTGAGGCTTACGCGGCCACAGCCCAGAGACCTGGTGCCCCTGCCGCGCCCCTCATGA